Proteins from a single region of Xiphias gladius isolate SHS-SW01 ecotype Sanya breed wild chromosome 2, ASM1685928v1, whole genome shotgun sequence:
- the asb15b gene encoding ankyrin repeat and SOCS box protein 15b, whose protein sequence is MQIHAYCFMLCTEMDDFEQEGINEELIEFAIRESIQEAHKLPCSSQTNRKETNSEDVMKIMSAIRKGDVSALQELSACVSAFREADSRGWLPLHAAAVQPQWEILHLVLQVVLTSTDLNLEEQTEDGDTALTLAAEAGLVENVRMLLQHEASPHNTNSRNESPLLIAVRQKSYDMVSSLIMSGAFVEQVCLTKWTATHEAAKVGCPAILILLLRHGAKVTAQDRQGVTPLGIAAEYGNTEALNILILHGGDVNAQAINGDTVLYDGTGSGNLDCINLLLQHGANPNVASYACQLPIHRAAYEGHILALRTLIPLTTKKAIRLTGQSPVHSAADGGQVECLRLLIQKGYDVNALLHTHISENYGDLRKTPLYFAVSNGDVTCAEMLLAAGARTDLDPLPCILVAIRAESYELVQMMLSYGAEVNCYFRVVSNTVFPTALQYCLRDHVMLRLLLNSGYQAYKCFQCYHSNSEEMDSTRTDLHNQDQIYCQPNVIAFCDFVSVSWLAHLAGNVVRMLLDYVSHVSICPNLNRILERRPEWDEISDILSKPQSLQHLCRLVIRGRMSLKTLNDPEAMAAVPFPPRLKNYLTYREHDLYGDLSST, encoded by the exons ATGCAAATCCATGCTTATTGTTTCATGCTTTGTACAGAAATGGATGACTTTGAGCAGGAAGGCATAAATGAGGAACTGATTGAATTTGCCATTCGAGAGAGCATTCAAGAGGCCCACAAGCTGCCATGTTCCTCGCAGACCAACAG gaaagaaacaaacagtgaagaCGTTATGAAGATAATGTCTGCCATCCGCAAAG GTGATGTGTCTGCGCTACAGGAGCTGTCAGCATGTGTGTCTGCCTTCAGAGAGGCCGACAGCAGGGGCTGGCTGCCGCTGCACGCAGCGGCTGTACAGCCACAGTGGGAGATCCTGCATCTGGTGCTGCAGG TAGTGTTGACATCCACAGACCTGAACCTGGAGGAGCAGACGGAGGATGGGGACACGGCTCTGACTCTGGCGGCGGAGGCCGGCCTGGTGGAAAACGTCCGGATGCTGCTGCAGCACGAAGCCTCCCCACACAACACCAACAGCAGGAACGAGTCTCCGCTGCTCATTG cAGTGAGACAGAAATCATACGACATGGTTTCATCCCTCATCATGAGTGGCGCCTTTGTGGAGCAGGTGTGTCTCACTAAGTGGACGGCCACCCATGAAGCTGCGAAG GTGGGTTGTCCAGCTATTCTGATTCTGCTGCTTCGACACGGGGCCAAAGTCACTGCCCAAGACAGACAAGGGGTGACGCCTCTGGGAATTGCAGCCGAATACGGCAACACTGAAGCTTTGAACATACTCATTCTGCATG GTGGGGATGTGAATGCCCAGGCCATTAATGGAGACACAGTCCTGTATGATGGAACTGGATCTGGAAACCTGGACTGTATCAATCTGCTCCTGCAGCATGGAGCCAACCCAAATGTGGCCAGCTATGCCTGCCAGCTGCCCATCCACAGAGCTGCATATGAAGGACACATACT AGCCCTGAGGACTCTCATCCCCCTCACCACAAAGAAAGCTATCCGTCTCACAGGTCAGAGCCCCGTACACTCAGCAGCTGACGGGGGACAGGTTGAGTGTCTGAGGCTGCTCATACAGAAAGGATATGATGTCAACGCCCTGCTGCATACACACATCTCTG AGAACTACGGGGACCTCAGGAAGACCCCTCTGTACTTTGCTGTTTCCAACGGTGATGTGACCTGTGCTGAGATGCTGCTGGCAGCCGGAGCAAGAACTGACCTGGACCCGCTACCATGCATCCTGGTCGCTATCCGAGCTGAGAG CTATGAACTAGTGCAGATGATGCTGTCCTATGGAGCGGAGGTGAATTGTTACTTCAGAGTGGTCAGTAACACAGTGTTCCCCACAGCCCTACAGTACTGCCTCAGGGACCATGTCATGCTGCGACTACTGCTCAACAGTGGATATCAAGCTTACAA GTGTTTCCAGTGTTACCATAGTAACAGTGAAGAAATGGATAGTACCCGGACTGACCTCCATAACCAAGACCAAATTTACTGTCAACCTAACGTCATCGCA ttctgTGACTTTGTGTCAGTGTCGTGGCTGGCACATCTGGCGGGCAATGTGGTGAGGATGCTCCTGGACTACGTCAGCCATGTCAGCATCTGTCCCAACCTAAACCGCATCCTGGAGAGGAGGCCAGAGTGGGATGAGATATCTGACATACTGA GCAAGCCACAGTCTCTGCAGCACTTGTGTCGACTGGTCATCAGAGGTCGCATGAGCCTCAAGACGCTGAATGACCCTGAAGCCATGGCTGCTGTTCCTTTTCCTCCAAGACTGAAGAACTACCTGACCTACAGAGAGCATGACCTGTACGGTGACCTCTCCTCTACgtga